One Actinomadura viridis genomic region harbors:
- a CDS encoding alpha/beta fold hydrolase has product MDQAARAGAGGQAASVNGPGGQGAFEEGTVEANGLRFGYLAAGPEDGPLALCLHGFPDSAYTWRYLLPELAAAGYRAVAPFMRGYAPTGVPEDGAYQTGALSADAVALHAAFGGDGNAVIIGHDWGAFATYGAAASAPGLWRRVVTLALPPLNVMLNAFFDFEQLKRSFYIFLFQTPLAEAALDRAFVEGLWRDWSPGYGPDGRAREVGHVMDCLAYPENVAAAIGYYRAMLDPSRHVDRYAAEQEALTGTGGSPVLYLHGADDGCLGVEGTFPGGDGAAVLEHLPAGSRAEVVQGAGHFLQLERPEEVNARVLAWLAG; this is encoded by the coding sequence ATGGATCAGGCAGCGCGCGCGGGCGCTGGAGGGCAGGCGGCGTCGGTCAACGGCCCCGGTGGCCAGGGGGCGTTCGAGGAGGGGACGGTCGAGGCGAACGGCCTGCGGTTCGGTTACCTGGCGGCCGGGCCTGAGGACGGGCCGCTCGCGTTGTGCCTGCACGGCTTCCCGGACTCGGCGTACACCTGGCGGTACCTGCTGCCCGAGCTGGCGGCGGCCGGGTACCGGGCGGTGGCGCCGTTCATGCGCGGGTACGCGCCGACCGGCGTCCCCGAGGACGGCGCGTACCAGACCGGAGCCCTGTCCGCGGACGCGGTGGCCCTGCACGCGGCGTTCGGCGGGGACGGGAACGCGGTGATCATCGGGCACGACTGGGGCGCGTTCGCGACCTACGGCGCCGCCGCGTCCGCGCCCGGGCTCTGGCGGCGGGTGGTCACGCTCGCCCTGCCGCCGCTGAACGTGATGCTGAACGCCTTCTTCGACTTCGAGCAGCTCAAGCGGTCGTTCTACATCTTCCTGTTCCAGACGCCGCTGGCCGAGGCGGCGCTGGACCGCGCGTTCGTCGAGGGGCTGTGGCGTGACTGGTCGCCCGGGTACGGGCCGGACGGGCGGGCCCGGGAGGTCGGGCATGTCATGGACTGCCTGGCCTACCCCGAGAACGTGGCGGCGGCGATCGGCTACTACCGGGCCATGCTCGACCCGTCCCGCCACGTCGACCGCTACGCCGCGGAGCAGGAGGCGCTGACGGGGACGGGCGGGAGCCCGGTGCTGTACCTGCACGGCGCCGACGACGGCTGCCTGGGCGTGGAGGGGACCTTCCCGGGCGGGGACGGCGCGGCCGTCCTGGAGCACCTCCCGGCCGGGTCGCGGGCCGAGGTCGTCCAGGGCGCCGGCCACTTCCTCCAGCTGGAGCGCCCGGAGGAGGTCAACGCCCGCGTCCTGGCCTGGCTGGCGGGCTGA